The following proteins are co-located in the Marinomonas profundi genome:
- a CDS encoding YheV family putative zinc ribbon protein: MTVKRFIAGAVCPRCSEMDKIRAWRDDDAEKQYRECVVCGYTDEQSTVVQAQPTEIPTRVNTPHSSAPQADEMVINFIPNPGSTKH, from the coding sequence ATGACAGTAAAACGCTTTATCGCAGGGGCGGTGTGCCCTCGTTGTAGTGAGATGGATAAGATTCGTGCATGGCGTGACGATGATGCTGAAAAGCAATATCGCGAATGCGTTGTGTGTGGTTACACGGATGAGCAATCGACTGTTGTGCAGGCGCAGCCAACTGAAATCCCCACGCGCGTTAATACGCCGCACAGCAGTGCGCCACAAGCAGACGAAATGGTGATTAACTTTATCCCGAATCCTGGCTCGACCAAGCACTAA
- the pgi gene encoding glucose-6-phosphate isomerase: MGSPTKLTTWQKLTEHKQEMASVNMTSLFDADPKRAEKYTAQAAGWTLDYAKNRASEKTLALLTELAKEAGLETAIKGMFSGAHINNTEDRSVLHIALRASQAQDTLMVDGVNVLAEVRATLKQMETFVAQLHSGEWKGHTGKTITDVVSIGIGGSYLGPKVVAEALTPYKKDGIKVHFVANIDGSDITGKLKQLNPETTLFVISSKTFGTLETLSNANAARDWFLSNGGSQENVSKHFAAVSSNVKKAVDFGMAKENIFPMWDWVGGRYSLWSAIGLPVAIAVGMDNFYALLDGAHQMDEHFRTTPFEENLPVIMGTLGVWYINFHNAQTHALIPYDHYLRAMPAHIQQLDMESNGKANLLNGDGVATDTGPIIWGGAGTNGQHAYHQLLHQGTRLVPVDFIAPLASHNPIGEHHTQLFANCLSQSQALMVGKSLEQAKQELRDAGATPEQVDAIAPHKVIKGNRPSNTLLTDKMTPATVGALIALYEHRTFVQGTIWGINSFDQWGVELGKVLGTDIYNRLVSDSDNSALDASTQALIKAFKKAQS; encoded by the coding sequence ATGGGCTCACCCACAAAACTAACTACTTGGCAAAAATTAACAGAGCACAAACAAGAAATGGCGTCTGTTAACATGACATCCCTGTTTGACGCAGACCCAAAACGTGCCGAGAAATACACCGCACAAGCGGCCGGCTGGACATTGGATTACGCAAAAAACCGCGCCAGTGAAAAAACCCTTGCACTGCTCACAGAATTGGCCAAAGAAGCCGGCCTAGAAACCGCCATCAAAGGCATGTTCAGCGGTGCGCACATCAACAACACCGAAGACCGCTCTGTGCTGCACATCGCTCTACGTGCGAGCCAAGCCCAAGACACATTAATGGTCGATGGCGTTAACGTCTTAGCAGAAGTGCGCGCGACCCTAAAACAAATGGAAACATTTGTCGCGCAACTACACAGCGGTGAATGGAAAGGCCACACCGGCAAAACCATTACTGACGTGGTCTCTATCGGCATTGGTGGCTCTTACCTTGGCCCAAAAGTCGTCGCAGAAGCACTCACACCTTATAAGAAAGACGGCATCAAGGTGCACTTTGTTGCCAACATCGATGGTTCAGACATCACCGGTAAGTTAAAACAACTTAACCCAGAAACCACGCTATTTGTCATCTCGTCTAAAACCTTCGGCACCTTAGAAACCTTATCTAACGCCAATGCCGCGCGCGATTGGTTCCTCAGTAACGGTGGCTCACAAGAGAACGTCAGCAAGCATTTTGCAGCGGTTAGCTCAAACGTGAAAAAAGCCGTCGACTTCGGTATGGCAAAAGAAAACATCTTCCCAATGTGGGACTGGGTTGGCGGACGCTACTCACTTTGGTCAGCGATTGGTTTGCCAGTTGCGATTGCCGTTGGCATGGACAACTTCTACGCCTTACTCGACGGCGCTCACCAAATGGACGAGCACTTTCGCACCACCCCGTTTGAAGAAAACCTACCGGTTATCATGGGCACACTTGGCGTGTGGTACATCAACTTCCACAACGCCCAAACCCACGCACTGATTCCTTACGACCATTACCTACGCGCCATGCCAGCTCACATTCAGCAGCTCGACATGGAAAGCAACGGCAAAGCGAATCTATTGAATGGCGACGGCGTAGCAACCGACACAGGCCCCATCATCTGGGGCGGCGCGGGCACCAACGGCCAACACGCTTACCACCAATTATTACATCAAGGCACACGTCTTGTGCCGGTCGACTTTATCGCACCATTGGCGTCGCACAACCCCATTGGCGAACACCACACGCAATTGTTTGCCAACTGCCTAAGCCAATCGCAAGCCTTGATGGTCGGTAAAAGCCTTGAGCAAGCCAAGCAAGAACTGCGTGATGCTGGTGCAACACCAGAACAAGTCGACGCTATTGCGCCGCACAAAGTGATCAAGGGCAACCGCCCTAGCAACACCCTACTGACCGACAAAATGACACCTGCCACCGTGGGTGCCTTGATCGCCCTCTACGAGCACCGTACTTTTGTACAAGGTACCATCTGGGGCATCAACTCATTCGACCAATGGGGCGTAGAACTAGGCAAAGTACTGGGCACCGACATTTACAACCGCCTTGTTAGCGACAGCGACAACAGCGCACTGGATGCCTCCACCCAAGCACTGATCAAAGCGTTCAAAAAAGCTCAATCTTAA
- the panC gene encoding pantoate--beta-alanine ligase, with protein MKTFHTIAELRAALKIERLQDKSITFVPTMGNLHDGHMSLIRRATEEGDVVVSSIFVNPMQFSANEDLERYPKTLEEDKRVLEANGCHYLFAPDALAMYPDGKRSQTQIEVMGLSDILCGASRPGHFVGVATVVTKLFNIVQPDCAIFGNKDFQQLKVIEDMVRDLSSNVRVIGIDTARNDDGLAMSSRNGYLTEEERRIAPAMYQTLLWAKEALLANRASHEDIREQAQQKLEAAGFRRDYFEIRAQDNLQTPSEEEKRLVILAAAYLGSARLIDNLRVEL; from the coding sequence ATGAAAACATTCCACACCATCGCTGAACTTCGTGCCGCGCTAAAAATCGAGCGCTTACAAGATAAAAGCATTACCTTTGTCCCCACCATGGGCAACTTACACGATGGCCACATGTCATTGATTCGCCGAGCCACAGAAGAAGGCGACGTCGTTGTCTCCTCAATTTTTGTCAACCCAATGCAGTTCTCAGCCAACGAAGATTTAGAACGCTATCCAAAAACACTGGAAGAAGACAAAAGAGTGCTTGAAGCCAATGGCTGTCATTACTTATTCGCCCCAGACGCCTTAGCAATGTACCCAGATGGCAAACGCAGCCAAACCCAAATCGAAGTGATGGGCTTATCGGACATCCTGTGCGGCGCATCACGCCCAGGTCACTTTGTTGGCGTTGCCACCGTAGTGACCAAATTGTTTAATATTGTGCAGCCAGACTGTGCGATATTCGGCAACAAAGATTTCCAGCAACTTAAAGTCATTGAAGACATGGTACGCGACCTCAGTTCTAACGTCCGAGTTATCGGCATAGACACGGCTCGCAACGACGACGGGCTCGCCATGAGCTCGCGCAACGGCTACCTAACAGAAGAAGAAAGACGCATTGCACCAGCAATGTACCAAACCCTGCTCTGGGCGAAAGAGGCGCTCTTAGCAAACCGTGCGAGTCACGAGGACATTCGCGAACAAGCTCAACAGAAGCTTGAAGCGGCTGGTTTCCGTCGAGATTATTTCGAAATCCGCGCACAAGATAATTTACAAACACCGTCAGAGGAAGAGAAACGCCTGGTCATTTTGGCTGCGGCATACTTAGGCAGTGCACGCTTGATTGATAATTTGCGTGTCGAGCTATAA
- the panB gene encoding 3-methyl-2-oxobutanoate hydroxymethyltransferase, protein MYSDNSQRKLTKPVTLSTLKKMKADKEKITCLTSYDASFTHVMNVAGVETILVGDSLGMVIQGQDSTLPVTIEDMCYHTAAVKRGNSNAFILADMSFMSYSKPEQALDNAAKLMQAGANMVKLEGGSWLADTVKLLSQRGIPVCAHLGLTPQSVHKFGGYKVQGKSQDAADLLLQESLDLVAAGADILLYECIPTELGKTLTDAVPVPTIGIGAGHHTDGQVLVMHDMLGINLGHTPKFVKNFLTNGRNVTQAFEAYVKEVKDMTFPGPEHGFK, encoded by the coding sequence ATGTATTCAGATAACTCACAAAGAAAACTCACCAAACCAGTCACCTTATCGACGCTCAAAAAAATGAAAGCGGATAAAGAAAAAATCACCTGCCTAACCAGCTATGACGCTTCTTTTACCCATGTGATGAACGTGGCTGGGGTGGAAACCATCCTAGTTGGGGATTCTCTTGGCATGGTCATACAAGGCCAAGACAGCACCCTGCCCGTCACCATCGAAGACATGTGCTACCACACCGCCGCCGTCAAACGTGGCAACAGCAACGCCTTTATTCTCGCGGACATGTCTTTTATGAGTTATAGCAAGCCTGAGCAAGCGCTCGATAACGCAGCAAAACTCATGCAAGCGGGCGCCAACATGGTCAAACTAGAAGGTGGCAGCTGGCTGGCAGACACGGTTAAATTACTCAGCCAACGGGGCATTCCTGTTTGCGCACATTTAGGCCTGACGCCACAGTCTGTGCATAAATTTGGTGGTTACAAAGTGCAAGGCAAAAGCCAAGACGCCGCCGACTTACTATTGCAAGAATCGCTAGACCTTGTGGCCGCCGGCGCCGACATTCTTCTATACGAATGTATTCCAACTGAGTTGGGCAAAACCTTGACCGACGCCGTTCCGGTGCCTACCATCGGCATCGGTGCGGGACATCATACCGATGGACAAGTACTGGTGATGCACGACATGCTTGGCATCAACCTAGGCCACACACCAAAATTCGTTAAAAACTTCCTCACCAACGGCCGTAATGTCACACAAGCCTTTGAAGCTTACGTGAAAGAAGTAAAAGACATGACCTTCCCTGGACCAGAGCACGGATTCAAATAA
- the folK gene encoding 2-amino-4-hydroxy-6-hydroxymethyldihydropteridine diphosphokinase translates to MQAYIGLGSNLDNPMAQLDRAIDALKKHDDLNHLRVSSVYGSKPVGPQDQPDYVNAVASFETDLSPIDLLDLLQSIEQSQRRVRERHWGPRTLDLDLLLYGQEKIQQPRLTVPHPFMLERGFVIKPLSDLAPDMRLANGNTVTEQLQQLDTSDLVFIKEE, encoded by the coding sequence ATACAAGCTTATATTGGCCTCGGCAGCAATCTTGACAATCCAATGGCGCAGCTAGATCGCGCCATTGACGCCCTAAAGAAACACGACGATTTAAACCATCTTCGTGTTTCTTCGGTTTATGGCAGCAAACCGGTTGGTCCTCAGGATCAACCAGACTATGTTAATGCCGTCGCTTCATTTGAAACCGACCTCTCCCCTATCGACTTACTCGACTTATTACAAAGCATTGAACAATCGCAACGCCGAGTACGAGAACGGCATTGGGGACCGCGCACCTTAGACCTAGATCTGTTATTGTATGGACAGGAAAAAATACAGCAGCCGCGACTCACCGTGCCACATCCCTTCATGCTAGAGCGAGGGTTTGTAATAAAGCCGCTTAGTGACTTAGCGCCGGATATGCGCTTAGCCAATGGCAACACCGTTACCGAGCAGTTACAGCAACTTGACACCAGTGATTTGGTCTTTATCAAAGAAGAATAA
- the pcnB gene encoding polynucleotide adenylyltransferase PcnB: MLTGLKSLVRKATSLFASPKVQTYPIIIPRSDHSLSRQDLSPNAVKVLYRLNKAGYDAYLVGGCVRDHLIGIEPKDFDVVTNATPEEVHTIFSNSRLIGRRFKLVHVTFGREIIEVSTFRAPSAQDDNDDDDTPTTSLKGKDSARSAHGIVLRDNVYGNIEEDAERRDFTFNALYYNVQDFSIHDFCGGLKDIENKQIRMIGDARQRYQEDPVRMLRAIRFAGKLGFEIEADTAAPIKEMAHLLDHIPPARLFEEVLKLLGSGNGIETFALLRQYGLFRYLFPDTDALLQSGWKRDDIDPEAFILQGLKNTDDRIQSGKTTAPYFLYAVLLWPSVALRHEEFQAQGMPATPALHQAANMVLDNQVASTAIPRRFSTPMREIWDMQYRLPKRYGKRAFLLLEHPRFRAGFDFLLIRELSGTELDGLGDWWEKFQHATESQQRDLIKSIDKFANDKEGPKKRRPRRRRKNNSSAPQRETSDE; this comes from the coding sequence ATGCTTACAGGATTAAAATCTCTGGTACGTAAAGCTACCTCTCTGTTTGCCTCTCCAAAGGTACAGACTTACCCTATTATCATCCCCCGCAGCGATCACAGCTTGTCTCGCCAAGATTTGAGCCCGAATGCTGTCAAAGTATTGTATCGTCTCAATAAAGCAGGCTATGACGCATACTTAGTCGGAGGCTGCGTTCGAGATCATCTTATTGGTATTGAACCAAAAGACTTTGATGTCGTAACCAATGCCACGCCAGAAGAAGTTCACACCATTTTTTCTAACTCAAGACTCATTGGACGACGCTTTAAATTAGTCCACGTGACGTTTGGACGCGAAATTATTGAAGTCTCAACCTTTAGAGCACCCTCCGCTCAAGACGATAATGACGATGACGACACACCAACCACCTCGTTAAAAGGCAAAGACTCAGCACGATCAGCCCATGGTATTGTGTTACGCGACAATGTGTATGGCAATATTGAAGAAGATGCCGAGCGTCGAGACTTCACTTTTAACGCCTTGTATTACAATGTTCAAGACTTCAGCATTCACGATTTCTGTGGCGGCCTAAAAGACATTGAAAACAAACAAATTAGAATGATCGGCGACGCACGTCAGCGCTATCAAGAAGACCCAGTGCGCATGCTGCGTGCGATTCGATTTGCTGGAAAGCTAGGATTCGAAATAGAAGCCGACACGGCCGCCCCCATTAAAGAAATGGCGCACCTGCTAGATCACATTCCACCCGCACGCTTATTTGAAGAAGTCTTAAAACTTCTTGGTAGCGGCAACGGCATTGAGACCTTCGCTTTACTACGTCAATACGGTTTATTTCGCTACTTATTTCCAGACACTGACGCCTTGTTACAAAGCGGCTGGAAACGTGATGACATCGATCCGGAAGCCTTCATACTTCAAGGCCTGAAAAACACTGACGATCGTATCCAAAGCGGCAAAACCACCGCTCCGTATTTCTTGTACGCGGTATTACTTTGGCCGAGTGTGGCACTTCGTCATGAAGAATTCCAAGCGCAAGGCATGCCAGCGACTCCGGCGTTGCATCAAGCCGCCAATATGGTCTTAGATAACCAAGTCGCTTCCACCGCTATTCCGCGTCGATTTTCTACACCAATGCGCGAAATCTGGGACATGCAGTATCGCTTACCCAAACGCTATGGCAAACGCGCCTTTCTATTGCTTGAACACCCACGCTTTCGTGCCGGTTTTGATTTCTTGTTAATACGCGAGTTAAGCGGAACAGAATTAGATGGATTGGGCGATTGGTGGGAAAAATTCCAACACGCGACAGAAAGCCAACAAAGAGATCTGATTAAAAGCATTGATAAGTTCGCTAACGACAAAGAAGGCCCTAAAAAACGCCGTCCTCGTCGTCGCCGAAAAAATAATAGCAGCGCCCCACAAAGAGAAACTTCCGACGAATAA
- a CDS encoding sigma-54-dependent transcriptional regulator — MHSIMIICPDHSPLKESEKWLSRYGFQVNTSNSLEQANKYYELTEFHLLLIDQEAIEHLNSTQLSNTQSSNTQLPSTPRRIVLDTKPSLSTGVNCMAQGAVYYLPLPTDSETLLKHVVNVLEQNNEPSSTTTSQPSSTNTTKEETLTLGAQGSGIIGQSPLMQDLFSDMRKIAGTDVTVLIRGESGTGKELVAKALHNLSQRHHHPIISVNCAAIPENLIESELFGHEKGAFTGANTSHDGLIYAADKGTLFLDEIGELPLEAQARLLRVLQEGEIRRVGATHSTKVNIRLITATHRDLIAMVKQGLFREDLYYRLYVMELLLPPLRDRGDDISMLAQILLEKACQKHNKSIYRYNRAFDKAIRSHHWPGNVRELENAIERAVILSPPERVEAANLKLASQQGMSNTIKDSLTSEANTFAGSTLDDYFKHFVLTHQHKMTETQLAHSLGISRKSLWERRQKLAIPKKVTTEK; from the coding sequence ATGCACAGTATTATGATTATTTGCCCCGACCACTCACCACTCAAAGAGTCCGAAAAGTGGCTGTCTCGCTATGGTTTTCAGGTCAACACCAGCAACAGCCTAGAACAAGCCAACAAATATTATGAACTAACAGAATTTCATCTACTGCTTATCGACCAAGAAGCCATTGAGCACCTCAACAGCACTCAACTGTCCAATACTCAATCGTCCAACACTCAACTGCCTAGCACACCGCGCCGCATTGTGCTCGATACCAAGCCAAGCCTAAGCACAGGCGTCAACTGCATGGCTCAAGGAGCGGTTTACTACCTGCCCTTACCAACCGATTCGGAAACGCTACTCAAACACGTCGTAAACGTGCTGGAGCAAAACAACGAGCCCAGCTCAACCACCACCTCCCAGCCATCTTCAACCAACACCACAAAAGAAGAAACCCTGACCTTAGGCGCTCAGGGCAGCGGCATCATTGGCCAATCGCCTTTAATGCAAGACTTGTTTAGCGACATGCGAAAAATTGCCGGCACCGATGTCACCGTGCTGATACGGGGAGAATCAGGAACAGGTAAAGAATTAGTCGCCAAAGCACTGCACAACTTAAGCCAGCGCCACCACCACCCCATCATTAGCGTAAACTGTGCCGCCATCCCAGAAAACCTAATAGAATCAGAGCTCTTCGGCCATGAAAAAGGTGCCTTCACTGGCGCAAACACCTCCCATGACGGTCTAATTTATGCCGCCGACAAAGGCACGTTGTTTTTAGACGAAATAGGCGAACTGCCACTAGAAGCCCAAGCAAGACTGCTGCGCGTACTCCAAGAAGGGGAAATTCGCAGAGTAGGCGCCACCCACTCAACCAAGGTTAATATCCGATTAATTACCGCCACTCATCGAGATTTGATCGCCATGGTCAAACAAGGGCTGTTTCGAGAGGATTTATACTATCGCCTCTATGTCATGGAACTCCTACTGCCCCCATTGAGAGACAGAGGCGATGACATTTCCATGCTGGCGCAGATTTTATTGGAAAAAGCCTGTCAGAAGCACAACAAGTCCATTTATCGATACAACCGCGCGTTCGACAAAGCCATTCGCTCACATCACTGGCCAGGGAACGTAAGGGAACTAGAAAACGCCATCGAAAGGGCCGTCATTCTTAGTCCACCGGAGAGAGTCGAGGCAGCCAACCTAAAGCTTGCCAGCCAACAAGGCATGAGCAATACAATAAAGGACTCACTCACCTCCGAGGCCAACACTTTCGCAGGATCCACCCTAGACGATTACTTCAAACACTTTGTCCTCACGCACCAACACAAGATGACAGAGACACAACTTGCACATTCTTTGGGCATATCAAGAAAAAGCCTATGGGAAAGACGACAGAAGTTGGCGATACCCAAAAAAGTAACAACCGAAAAGTAA
- the gluQRS gene encoding tRNA glutamyl-Q(34) synthetase GluQRS has translation MPKHTNTVSTHYRGRFAPSPTGPLHFGSLVSALASYLDAKQHHGTWIIRIEDVDGTRCKPLYSEQILDTLNSYQLFSDENLRIQSQHSDIYEQHLLILKQQQTVFPCNCTRQSLSQQLGNHPSICKSTPDKPHSWRLKASSTIYQCQDRIQGKLVFTDDLKNSPVLKRKDGFFSYQLAVVVDDHLQNITHLVRGADLIDTTAQQLYLYDLFDWTPPSVCHIPLITNPAGDKISKQNHAKPIQNGHLATLLRALHYLKIDLTTPTSIAEALSLAIDAWNPDKLKNIQQLPLEAEDRHFL, from the coding sequence GTGCCTAAACACACTAATACCGTTTCGACACACTATCGTGGCCGTTTTGCACCTTCGCCAACCGGCCCACTCCATTTTGGCTCGCTAGTCAGCGCATTAGCGAGCTATTTGGACGCCAAACAACACCATGGCACTTGGATCATTCGCATTGAAGATGTGGACGGTACGCGCTGCAAACCATTATATTCTGAACAAATTCTCGACACCTTAAATAGCTACCAACTTTTTTCTGATGAAAACCTTCGAATACAAAGCCAACACAGCGACATTTACGAACAACATTTGCTGATCTTAAAACAGCAACAAACTGTCTTCCCATGCAATTGCACACGCCAGTCCCTCAGCCAACAACTGGGCAACCACCCATCAATCTGCAAAAGCACTCCCGATAAACCGCATTCATGGCGACTCAAAGCCAGCTCGACGATTTATCAGTGCCAAGATCGTATTCAAGGCAAATTAGTCTTTACCGATGACTTAAAAAACAGCCCTGTGCTGAAACGAAAAGACGGCTTTTTTTCCTACCAACTGGCCGTCGTCGTAGACGATCACCTACAAAACATCACGCATTTAGTAAGAGGCGCCGACTTAATCGACACCACGGCGCAGCAGCTCTATCTGTATGATTTATTTGACTGGACACCTCCTAGCGTTTGCCACATCCCTCTTATCACCAATCCAGCCGGAGATAAAATAAGCAAACAAAATCATGCCAAGCCCATTCAGAACGGCCACCTGGCGACCTTATTACGCGCCCTGCATTATTTGAAAATTGATCTAACAACCCCCACCTCCATCGCCGAAGCCTTATCATTAGCAATCGACGCTTGGAACCCAGATAAACTGAAAAACATCCAACAGTTACCACTCGAAGCAGAAGATCGTCACTTTCTTTAA
- the dksA gene encoding RNA polymerase-binding protein DksA, which translates to MPKMNPDSLMKDFTPYVAKEGEEYMNEKQLAHFKSILLNWKQNLMEEVDRTVHHLKEEAVNYADPNDRASQEEEFSLELRARDRERKLVKKISQTVELIDADDYGYCEECGIEIGIRRLEARPTATMCIDCKTLAEIKERQIGG; encoded by the coding sequence ATGCCAAAAATGAACCCTGATTCATTAATGAAAGACTTCACTCCTTATGTAGCTAAGGAAGGCGAAGAGTACATGAACGAGAAGCAGTTGGCGCACTTTAAAAGCATCCTGCTCAACTGGAAGCAAAACCTTATGGAAGAGGTTGATCGTACGGTTCACCACCTGAAAGAAGAAGCGGTGAACTACGCGGATCCCAACGACCGCGCGAGCCAAGAGGAAGAATTCAGCCTAGAACTTCGTGCACGTGATCGTGAACGCAAACTGGTGAAGAAAATCTCTCAAACGGTCGAATTGATTGATGCAGACGACTATGGCTATTGCGAAGAGTGCGGTATCGAAATTGGCATCCGCCGATTAGAAGCGCGCCCTACTGCCACCATGTGCATTGATTGCAAAACATTGGCAGAAATCAAAGAGAGACAAATCGGCGGCTAG
- a CDS encoding aminotransferase class I/II-fold pyridoxal phosphate-dependent enzyme: MKKHKLATRVEQIAPFQVMAILARAKKLALAGEDVIHLEIGEPDFVAVDAVAEAGVLAIQQGKTGYTSATGLPELKQAISEYYHSRYHASVSPERIIVTPGASGALLLMASLMVNAGEEVIMPDPCYPCNRHFLIQAGAKAKLVETKAEDGFEMDLSALSEHWQDNTSGLWLASPSNPTGAVLSKQYVSEAWQKVSELGGHLLVDEIYQGLVYDGEDFSALSISDDIFVINSFSKYFAMTGWRLGWLVVPEWAIDGATKLAQNVFIAAPSVSQYAAVRAFSPDVLAECELRRQTLNARRLVLLEQLNAIGLPVVAPAHGAFYVYVDVSSVTQDAMAWCLALLEKEKVALTPGADFGVKDAHKYVRFAYTCDEARLKEALARIARFIALSS, from the coding sequence ATGAAAAAGCATAAGTTGGCAACAAGAGTTGAACAAATCGCTCCGTTTCAAGTGATGGCGATTTTGGCGCGCGCAAAAAAGTTAGCCTTAGCCGGTGAGGATGTTATTCATCTGGAAATTGGCGAGCCAGATTTTGTTGCTGTCGACGCGGTTGCCGAAGCGGGTGTTTTGGCGATTCAGCAAGGTAAGACAGGCTACACGTCAGCGACGGGTTTGCCAGAATTGAAGCAAGCTATTAGTGAGTATTATCACTCTCGTTATCACGCCAGTGTGTCGCCGGAACGTATTATTGTCACACCGGGGGCGTCTGGGGCTTTGTTGCTGATGGCGTCACTCATGGTGAACGCGGGTGAGGAGGTGATCATGCCGGACCCTTGCTACCCTTGTAATCGGCATTTTTTGATTCAGGCAGGGGCAAAGGCGAAATTAGTCGAAACCAAGGCAGAAGACGGTTTTGAAATGGATCTGAGTGCTTTGTCTGAGCATTGGCAAGATAACACCTCGGGGCTTTGGTTGGCGTCGCCGTCGAACCCAACTGGAGCGGTGTTAAGCAAGCAATATGTTTCAGAAGCTTGGCAAAAGGTGTCTGAATTGGGCGGTCATTTATTGGTAGACGAGATTTACCAAGGCTTGGTTTACGACGGTGAGGATTTTTCGGCGCTGTCTATTTCTGATGATATTTTTGTCATTAATAGTTTTTCAAAATACTTCGCCATGACGGGGTGGCGATTGGGCTGGCTGGTGGTGCCAGAGTGGGCGATTGATGGCGCGACAAAGCTGGCGCAAAATGTCTTTATTGCCGCGCCAAGTGTGTCTCAATATGCCGCAGTACGTGCCTTTTCGCCCGATGTGTTGGCCGAGTGTGAGTTACGCAGACAAACCTTAAATGCGCGTCGTTTGGTTTTACTCGAACAATTAAACGCGATTGGCTTACCCGTGGTTGCCCCAGCACACGGCGCGTTTTATGTTTACGTGGATGTGTCGAGTGTAACGCAAGATGCTATGGCTTGGTGCTTGGCATTGCTTGAAAAAGAGAAAGTGGCGCTTACTCCCGGCGCGGATTTTGGTGTTAAAGACGCACATAAGTATGTGCGTTTTGCTTACACCTGCGATGAAGCTCGCTTAAAAGAGGCGTTGGCGAGAATTGCGCGTTTTATAGCGCTGAGTTCCTAG
- the lptG gene encoding LPS export ABC transporter permease LptG produces MNKIDKYIASSVLWAFLIVVVVLLGLDFALTFIEQIKKVNDDYTIQSLLQVILYRLPGKLAEYIPVASLIGTLMGLGTLAATSELTVMRAAGMPIWRIGFAACQPILLVSLLGMAISEFVAPTAEQKANLIEKFQQQENDTFSLTGGVWLKADNNFVYIDAADNTGKLYGIDIYAPEQQQLKYTKSAESAQHIQGTQWQLNKVTETYFFADRIETKRHEHEDWNVSIKPEYLFLASQEPSALSLSQLLDYHRYLHQQKLDGSQYELEFWITALRPIASLALVLVALSSVFGPLRSSTMGGRIFSGVIIGLAFQNALNLFGRMSIAVSFPPIIGVSIPIIICLLAGILLIRRRG; encoded by the coding sequence ATGAACAAAATAGACAAATACATCGCAAGCAGCGTCTTATGGGCTTTTTTGATTGTCGTGGTCGTGTTGCTGGGGCTGGATTTCGCGCTAACCTTTATTGAGCAAATTAAAAAGGTCAACGATGACTACACCATTCAATCCTTATTACAGGTCATCTTATATCGTCTGCCCGGAAAATTGGCAGAGTACATTCCCGTCGCATCATTAATCGGGACATTAATGGGGCTTGGCACTCTCGCGGCGACCTCAGAGCTGACCGTTATGCGCGCCGCAGGCATGCCAATCTGGCGCATTGGTTTTGCCGCCTGCCAACCCATATTACTGGTTTCCTTGCTAGGAATGGCCATTTCAGAATTCGTTGCGCCTACCGCAGAACAAAAAGCCAACTTAATTGAAAAATTCCAACAACAAGAAAACGATACTTTTTCATTAACCGGCGGCGTTTGGCTCAAAGCCGACAACAATTTTGTTTACATCGATGCGGCTGACAACACCGGAAAGCTCTATGGAATAGACATCTACGCGCCAGAACAACAACAATTAAAGTACACCAAAAGTGCCGAGAGTGCTCAACACATCCAAGGCACCCAATGGCAACTAAACAAGGTCACAGAGACCTACTTCTTTGCGGATCGCATTGAAACCAAGCGCCATGAACATGAAGATTGGAACGTCAGCATTAAGCCTGAGTATTTGTTTTTGGCCTCTCAAGAGCCTAGCGCACTCTCCCTTAGCCAATTACTGGATTATCACCGTTACTTGCACCAACAAAAGCTTGATGGCTCTCAATATGAGTTGGAGTTTTGGATCACCGCCCTACGACCAATCGCCTCACTCGCCTTGGTACTAGTCGCACTATCAAGTGTGTTTGGTCCTCTTCGATCCTCTACCATGGGCGGGCGAATATTTTCTGGCGTTATCATCGGATTGGCCTTTCAAAACGCGCTCAACTTATTTGGTCGAATGAGCATAGCCGTCAGCTTTCCGCCCATTATCGGCGTGAGCATTCCGATTATCATCTGCTTATTGGCGGGCATCCTCTTAATACGACGCAGAGGCTGA